A genomic segment from Phragmites australis chromosome 6, lpPhrAust1.1, whole genome shotgun sequence encodes:
- the LOC133921765 gene encoding uncharacterized protein LOC133921765, translating into MALLLRLLLAVGLPVAALVVVAFLVYRRRSLPRNSPPELPEVAPVAGVEPTASPGLAKLNMRYSAASGRAGLRFQQLQHHHHHGHVRVDVRHRGPGGGVQQGPFQWADHPRLVTEAAENGWAQFVFAVAPPRSRSASSSPLWGTCPVCDAGTSGDKPEAAWEVPAGSSERMQAVRLNPATASAAASSKKWLPGSIPSPLRGDPDAGNPNAPCLARMSLPLPGPPLAGTPFPQDAYFEITIIYLNTKRPEWSASRANRRGKDGSSESDRVKLVSFAPDAKDPVQENRAAKDDQQDKQRHLVMSLGLAAASASPSRPLLAGTYASSIGFHSNSAVYLDGMKLAYESDKSSWAGVDKVVGCGFEPAKRKVFFTVNGQLVHSVSCNAEAFSSPLYPVLASSFDVMALVNLGQGKFRYAPANARRTANPCFVRAASAGDGRSVNGSMDLDFDDSGELFSMGRVDSGWLEASRMSKGRKESGAGTTPAGDLDAESDLFEISLRD; encoded by the exons ATGGCGCTGTTGCTCAGGCTGCTGCTCGCCGTCGGGCTCCCGGTCGCGGCGCTGGTCGTGGTCGCCTTCTTGGTGTACCGACGGCGAAGCTTACCGCGCAACTCTCCGCCGGAGCTGCCGGAAGTTGCTCCTGTGGCTGGTGTGGAGCCGACGGCGAGCCCCGGGCTGGCAAAGCTCAACATGAGGTACAGCGCCGCCAGCGGCCGCGCGGGGCTCCGGTTCCAGCAGTtgcaacaccaccaccaccatggacACGTCCGCGTTGACGTGAGGCATCGGGGGCCGGGCGGCGGTGTGCAGCAGGGCCCGTTCCAGTGGGCGGATCACCCGCGGCTGGTAACCGAGGCGGCGGAGAACGGGTGGGCGCAGTTCGTGTTCGCGGTCGCGCCGCCGCGGTCGAGGTCCGCGTCGTCGTCGCCGTTGTGGGGGACCTGCCCGGTCTGCGACGCCGGGACTAGCGGCGACAAGCCGGAGGCCGCGTGGGAGGTGCCGGCAGGATCGTCGGAACGGATGCAGGCGGTGCGGCTCAACCCCGCGACCGCGTCCGCCGCTGCGTCCAGCAAGAAGTGGCTACCGGGGAGCATCCCGAGCCCCCTCCGTGGCGATCCGGACGCGGGGAATCCCAACGCCCCGTGCCTCGCCAGGATGAGCTTGCCGCTGCCCGGACCACCGCTCGCCGGTACGCCGTTCCCGCAGGACGCCTACTTCGAGATCACCATCATCTACTTGAACACGAAACGGCCGGAGTGGTCAGCGTCGAGGGCGAACAGGCGTGGGAAGGACGGCTCCAGCGAGAGCGACCGCGTCAAGCTCGTCAGTTTTGCACCGGACGCCAAGGACCCAGTCCAAGAAAACAGAGCCGCCAAAGACGATCAACAAGACAAACAGAGGCACTTGGTCATGTCGCTGGGCCTCGCCGCAGCGTCTGCCTCTCCGTCACGGCCGTTGCTGGCCGGAACGTACGCGTCGTCCATCGGCTTCCACTCCAACAGCGCTGTCTACCTCGACG GGATGAAGCTGGCGTACGAATCGGACAAGTCATCGTGGGCGGGCGTGGACAAGGTGGTGGGGTGCGGCTTCGAGCCGGCGAAGCGGAAGGTGTTCTTCACGGTGAACGGGCAGCTGGTCCACTCCGTGAGCTGCAACGCGGAGGCGTTCTCGAGCCCGCTGTACCCGGTGCTGGCCTCCAGCTTCGACGTGATGGCGCTGGTCAACCTCGGGCAAGGCAAGTTCCGGTACGCGCCCGCCAACGCGCGGCGCACGGCTAACCCGTGCTTCGTCCGCGCCGCGTCGGCTGGCGACGGCCGCAGCGTCAACGGTTCGATGGACCTCGACTTCGACGACAGCGGCGAGCTCTTCTCCATGGGCCGCGTGGACTCCGGTTGGCTGGAGGCGTCACGGATGAGCAAGGGCAGGAAGGAGAGCGGCGCCGGCACGACGCCAGCCGGCGACCTGGATGCCGAGTCCGACCTCTTCGAGATCTCGCTGCGAGACTGA
- the LOC133921766 gene encoding filament-like plant protein 7 has protein sequence MTEMEEALRSCMERLVIAREEREQIIVEAANEISSEKKKVQELQHKLEEANKKAAKLAAENSGLCKAVDAKEALIRELRQSEAAAGDKLADATARLESAQKQAGSLQYEVLMLQKELEVRVQEREYDLKSADAARRQQGEHLKRIAQLEAECLRLRAMVRKRLPGPAAIAKMRDEVDGHKQTPGASPRRPRPVTPSSPRSVTPFSSRTASPSPRRSVSDAENYAFKLRAVEDENKELKQELAKRDSELQFVQMKYADEACKLTVVQRQLKELTEENRQLSDANCQSESWASALISELEQFRSGNQIGASIIASSDMSLLDDFIEIEKLEMASGDRKRNAPLASPKKADTRSVTREKNGNDLVMNGSISSGHPGRVQDIWELVMHKHESTQESIETIIEEIRHALVLDQSAVSAKREDSDVWYDRSEIEKIVRDLVEKVTSMIGTSAEDNVSRSGSLLHNKSELCGRLEYLVELCHDLLHGKAKLEKFIDEVCLILKFIVSQYFSNQDPSDTVDSDKYFDGDKSLGAVNTEIQHDIQSAKPAAALDIQTEAQEEQVQSAEGQIMVSHQEKLDKELTQIIHAQDENILPGRKSTYCEIESPAAEASVEDWAAQEENQLATNSEILAAADKLAECQETITTLSKQLQALKIPATSGPLDSPICNPRPSSAKSDYKPQSLASILAEEFANAEGSRSPATPKQMQLKKEEDELYATPRRSIAQEQNADADDEESTLIVAHPVFAEPRKDDVSADPRKKKRGPSLLGRIMFRKKVEGGS, from the exons ATGACTGAAATGGAAGAAGCTCTGAGATCCTGCATGGAGCGACTGGTAATTGCAAGAGAAGAGCGGGAGCAGATCATCGTCGAGGCAGCCAACGAGATATCCTCGGAGAAGAAGAAAGTCCAGGAGCTCCAGCACAAGCTGGAAGAGGCGAACAAGAAGGCAGCGAAGCTTGCCGCCGAGAACAGCGGCCTCTGCAAGGCCGTCGACGCCAAGGAAGCGCTGATCAGAGAGCTGAGGCAGTCCGAGGCGGCCGCGGGCGACAAGCTCGCCGACGCGACGGCGAGGCTCGAGTCGGCGCAGAAGCAGGCCGGCTCGCTGCAGTACGAGGTGCTCATGCTGCAGAAGGAGCTGGAGGTCCGTGTCCAGGAGCGGGAGTACGACCTCAAGTCCGCCGACGCCGCGCGCAGGCAGCAGGGGGAGCACCTGAAGAGGATCGCGCAGCTGGAGGCCGAGTGCCTGCGGCTGCGCGCCATGGTCCGCAAGCGGCTCCCGGGGCCGGCGGCCATTGCCAAGATGAGAGACGAGGTCGACGGGCACAAGCAGACACCCGGGGCCAGCCCGAGGCGGCCGCGCCCGGTGACGCCCTCCTCGCCGCGGTCGGTGACGCCGTTCTCGTCGCGCACCGCGTCACCGTCGCCGCGGCGCTCGGTCTCGGACGCCGAGAACTACGCGTTCAAGCTCCGTGCCGTCGAGGACGAGAACAAGGAGCTGAAGCAGGAGCTCGCCAAGAGGGACAGTGAGCTGCAGTTCGTGCAGATGAAGTACGCCGACGAGGCTTGCAAGCTGACAGTGGTGCAGAGGCAGCTCAAGGAGCTGACAGAAGAGAACAGACAGCTGAGTGATGCTAACTGTCAGTCTGAATCTTGGGCTTCTGCTCTGATTTCTGAACTCGAGCAGTTCAGGTCCGGGAACCAGATTGGTGCGTCCATCATAGCATCATCTGACATGAGCTTGCTAGATGATTTCATCGAGATTGAGAAACTGGAGATGGCATCAGGTGATCGGAAGCGAAATGCACCACTTGCATCTCCGAAGAAGGCGGATACGAGATCGGTAACGCGAGAGAAGAATGGCAATGATCTTGTCATGAATGGTAGTATCTCCAGCGGTCATCCTGGAAGGGTTCAGGATATTTGGGAACTGGTAATGCATAAGCATGAATCAACTCAGGAAAGCATTGAAACCATCATTGAGGAAATAAGGCACGCACTGGTTTTGGATCAGAGTGCTGTTTCTGCCAAAAGAGAAGATTCGGATGTATGGTATGACCGGTCTGAAATAGAGAAGATAGTCAGAGATCTGGTTGAAAAAGTCACTTCCATGATTGGCACATCTGCAGAAGATAATGTTTCAAGGTCAGGATCACTGTTGCATAACAAGTCTGAACTTTGCGGTCGCCTTGAGTACCTGGTTGAACTCTGTCATGATCTACTACATGGGAAAGCTAAGCTTGAAAAGTTCATCGACGAGGTTTGCCTGATCCTGAAGTTCATAGTGAGCCAATACTTCTCAAACCAAGATCCATCTGACACTGTGGATAGTGATAAGTATTTCGATGGTGATAAGTCACTAGGTGCAGTGAACACAGAAATTCAACATGACATCCAAAGTGCAAAACCAGCAGCAGCTCTAGATATTCAGACAGAAGCACAAGAGGAACAAGTTCAATCAGCTGAAGGCCAGATTATGGTCAGTCATCAAGAGAAGCTTGATAAAGAGCTGACACAAATTATACATGCTCAGGATGAAAATATCCTGCCGGGAAGAAAATCTACGTACTGTGAGATAGAAAG CCCTGCTGCTGAGGCAAGTGTGGAAGATTGGGCAGCACAAGAGGAAAATCAGTTAGCAACA AACTCAGAGATACTGGCAGCAGCCGATAAGCTCGCCGAGTGCCAGGAGACGATCACAACTCTAAGCAAGCAGTTGCAGGCTCTAAAGATTCCAGCAACATCAGGTCCTCTGGACAGTCCAATCTGCAACCCCAGGCCGAGCTCAGCAAAGTCCGACTATAAGCCCCAGTCACTCGCAAGCATCCTCGCCGAAGAGTTCGCTAATGCTGAGGGTTCTAGGTCTCCTGCTACACCCAAACAAATGcaattgaagaaagaagaagacgaGCTTTATGCCACACCGAGAAGGAGCATAGCACAAGAGCAGAACGCCGACGCTGATGACGAGGAATCGACGCTAATCGTTGCCCATCCAGTGTTCGCCGAGCCACGGAAAGACGACGTTTCGGCTGATCCTAGGAAGAAGAAGCGGGGTCCAAGCCTGCTGGGCAGGATAATGTTCAGAAAGAAAGTGGAAGGTGGCTCCTAG